One Melopsittacus undulatus isolate bMelUnd1 chromosome 25 unlocalized genomic scaffold, bMelUnd1.mat.Z SUPER_25_unloc_1, whole genome shotgun sequence genomic window carries:
- the SPAG7 gene encoding sperm-associated antigen 7, producing MADLDLLGSILSSMERPPAAADAEARRRAKEEAARMKKLQEQDKRQKVEFRKRMEQEVSQFIQATGEPRRRFQPMSKIERSILHDVAEVAGLTSFSFGDDEENRYVMVFKKEFAPSDEELEAYRRGEEWDPARAEERRRLRELAAQQEEEEPDLGPAPPGPPSDYKDKYRHLIGCEAAKAAARTMEANKAYGCVPVANKRDTRSIEEAMNEIRAKKRLRRGE from the exons ATGGCGGATCTGGACCTGCTCGGGTCCATCCTCAGCTCCATGGAGAGGCCTCCGGCGGCGGCGGATGCGGAAGCCAGGAGGAGGGCAAAGG AGGAAGCCGCTCGCATGAAGAAGCTGCaggaacaggacaagaggcagaaAGTGGAGTTCAGGAAGAGG atggagCAGGAGGTGTCCCAGTTCATCCAGGCCACTGGGGAGCCCAGACGCAGGTTCCAGCCTATGAGCAAGATAGAGAGGAGCATCTT GCACGACGTGGCAGAGGTCGCAGGTCTCACGTCCTTCTCCTTCGGGGACGATGAGGAGAACAGATACGTCATGGTGTTCAAGAAG gagTTCGCCCCCTCGGACGAGGAGCTCGAGGCCTACAGGAGGGGGGAGGAGTGGGACCCGGCACGGgctgaggagaggaggagactgagg GAGCTCGCGGcccagcaggaggaggaggagcctgaccttggccccgcccccccgggCCCCCCCAGCGACTACAAGGACAAATACAGGCACCTGATTGGCTGCGAGGCTGCCAAAGCCGCCGCCCGCACCATGGAGGCCAATAAGGCTTATGGATGTG TGCCCGTGGCCAACAAGAGGGACACTCGCTCCATTGAGGAAGCCATGAACGAGATCAGGGCCAAGAAGAGGCTgcggaggggggag